A DNA window from Macrobrachium rosenbergii isolate ZJJX-2024 chromosome 41, ASM4041242v1, whole genome shotgun sequence contains the following coding sequences:
- the LOC136827114 gene encoding uncharacterized protein — protein MDGLEEFLGQPEETADQGMLEASSVGAYARNFLQLIKFLEESRRYEEERRRREDEERREQRRREEEDRRAQEELHRREENMRRDEENARFTALIQALSSVQPFHAENPIPGTEMGASSSSQSSLPPPQKATTQTPPPLKADATFQMFREWRRKWDDYAIMVDLFKLPREKQMIQLRMCLALETQRVLEHTLQISPSTDKSVDEVLDALQSHIKGLRNEVLRRRELLSCKQMEGESFSDFYVRLRRITEEVDLCPGNAAACEETQLKMVILMGIQDAELVQKIISLDTASSLQDVVMTCRSYEAAKNATSAIRAPPNQLRAVSAYKKCKKKRASEATLPSKPILTPATLCQSCARQHGPSDCPAANSTCKSCACLGHWSRTIKCRVSKAQCRLCHRIGHFDKCCREKKNHQDGSPSNSAARSNSGKTQDARQNSCRRLGYPSSTAPKTPQPICVLLSCGDINSRLQMLPDTGADVTVIGQRHLESLGIPRSSLQPLPPTTMITADGSKWRLPWACSGYSHLRCKELPISATTSPSAAKEYFLREFADVLISKEDLKSAPLKPMVGPPMRIHLKDGAVPFAIHALRQIPLAFRDQVKEELDSMVTQGIIKPTGDDPSEWCHPLVVVAKNVTGVRITVDLSKLNSQVSRPAHPSPTPFTAIRSVDPKARFFTTADALSTGDAFYLRGDMALQGVKNCVKVVNDILLHDEDYQSHLYHIHEMLTRCRKFGITLNKDKFVVAAPTVNFCGYTLSGEGISADQEKVSAIRDFPTPANLTDLRSFMGLVNQLAEFTPDIAATAQPLRL, from the exons ATGGATGGGCTAGAAGAATTTTTAGGTCAGCCAGAAGAGACAGCAGACCAGGGGATGTTAGAAGCCAGTAGTGTGGGAGCTTATGCCCGCA ATTTCCTTCAACTCATTAAGTTTTTAGAGGAATCTCGCcggtatgaagaagaaagaagacgacgtgaagatgaagaaagaagagaacaaagaagaCGTGAAGAAGAGGATAGAAGAGCACAAGAGGAATTACACAGAAGAGAGGAAAACATGCGCAGAGATgaggaaaatgcaagatttaCAGCCCTTATCCAGGCGCTCTCGTCTGTCCAACCCTTCCATGCAGAAAACCCCATACCAGGTACAGAGATGGGCGCTTCTTCCTCCAGTCAATCTTCTCTTCCCCCACCTCAAAAAGCAACGACACAAACGCCGCCCCCACTCAAGGCTGATGCAACATTCCAAATGTTCAGGGAATGGAGACGCAAGTGGGATGATTATGCCATTATGGTCGATCTTTTCAAGCTtcctagggagaaacagatgatcCAGTTGCGGATGTGCTTGGCCCTTGAAACTCAGCGCGTGTTGGAGCACACCTTACAGATCTCACCCTCCACAGATAAATCTGTAGATGAAGTGTTGGATGCCCTGCAGTCTCACATAAAGGGTTTACGTAATGAGGTTCTTCGTCGTAGGGAATTGCTTAGTTgcaaacagatggaaggagaatcttTTTCAGATTTCTATGTAAGGCTTCGACGCATCACAGAGGAAGTCGACTTGTGCCCGGGGAATGCAGCTGCATGCGAGGAGACCCAGTTGAAAATGGTAATTCTGATGGGCATTCAAGATGCAGAGCTTGTTCAGAAAATAATCTCCTTGGACACCGCCTCCTCATTACAAGATGTTGTCATGACCTGTCGGTCATATGAAGCAGCCAAAAATGCAACTTCTGCCATACGTGCCCCACCTAACCAGTTGCGCGCCGTTTCTGCCTacaaaaagtgtaagaagaaaaggGCAAGTGAAGCAACCTTACCTTCAAAACCGATTTTAACACCAGCTACTTTATGCCAGTCCTGTGCTCGACAGCATGGCCCCAGTGATTGCCCTGCTGCCAACAGTACTTGCAAAAGCTGTGCCTGCCTTGGTCACTGGTCCAGGACAATTAAATGTCGTGTCAGCAAAGCCCAGTGCCGCCTTTGCCACCGCATAGGACATTTTGATAAGtgttgcagagagaagaagaatcacCAGGATGGATCTCCAAGCAACAGTGCTGCCCGCTCCAACTCCGGCAAGACCCAAGATGCGCGGCAGAACAGCTGTCGTCGTTTGGGATACCCTTCTTCCACAGCCCCCAAGACACCCCAACCCATCTGTGTTCTCCTGTCATGTGGTGATATTAATTCCCGTTTACAGATGTTACCGGACACAGGTGCTGATGTCACCGTTATTGGCCAGCGACACCTAGAAAGTTTAGGAATCCCCAGGAGCAGCCTGCAACCTCTTCCGCCAACTACAATGATTACTGCGGATGGGTCCAAATGGCGCCTGCCCTGGGCATGTTCCGGCTACTCTCACCTTAG ATGCAAGGAGCTACCTATCTCAGCCACCACATCGCCTTCAGCTGCCAAGGAATATTTCCTCCGAGAGTTCGCAGATGTGTTGATTTCCAAAGAAGACTTGAAGTCAGCTCCCCTCAAGCCCATGGTCGGTCCTCCCATGAGGATTCATCTCAAGGATGGTGCTGTGCCCTTCGCCATCCACGCCCTAAGACAGATTCCCCTTGCCTTCAGGGACCAGGTCAAGGAAGAGCTTGACTCCATGGTAACCCAGGGAATAATCAAGCCGACTGGTGATGACCCTTCAGAATGGTGTCACCCCCTTGTCGTCGTTGCCAAGAATGTCACAGGAGTACGCATCACTGTCGACCTCTCCAAGCTGAACAGCCAAGTTTCCCGCCCAGCCCACCCTTCGCCCACACCCTTCACCGCCATTCGTAGTGTGGACCCGAAGGCTAGGTTCTTCACGACAGCTGATGCCCTCT CTACTGGAGATGCATTCTATCTGCGAGGTGATATGGCCCTTCAGGGAGTCAAGAACTGTGTGAAGGTTGTCAATGACATCCTTCTCCACGATGAGGATTACCAGTCACACCTTTACCATATCCACGAGATGCTCACCAGGTGCCGCAAGTTTGGGATTACCCTCAACAAGGACAAGTTTGTGGTTGCTGCACCTACCGTCAACTTCTGCGGATACACGCTCTCAGGAGAGGGCATCTCGGCTGACCAAGAAAAAGTCAGTGCCATCAGGGATTTCCCTACTCCAGCTAACCTGACCGACCTCAGATCATTCATGGGCCTGGTCAACCAGTTGGCAGAGTTCACCCCTGACATTGCCGCTACAGCCCAGCCTTTACGCCTCTGA